From one Catharus ustulatus isolate bCatUst1 chromosome 1, bCatUst1.pri.v2, whole genome shotgun sequence genomic stretch:
- the BAMBI gene encoding LOW QUALITY PROTEIN: BMP and activin membrane-bound inhibitor homolog (The sequence of the model RefSeq protein was modified relative to this genomic sequence to represent the inferred CDS: inserted 2 bases in 2 codons; deleted 3 bases in 3 codons) — MDRHSSYIFIWLQLELCAMAVLLTKGEIRCYCDAATLCCNRLMCKSELSACFSRLLDPQNTHSPLTHGCLDSIASTAEICQANSTNHSGTTTMSTLECCHEDMCNYRGLHDVLSPXQGDASGQGSRYQHDSSRNLITKVQELTSSKELWFRAAVIAVPIAGGLILVLLIMLALRMLRSENKRLQDQRQQMLSRXHYSFHGHHSKKGRWQNWTWNAWLPVTGHENCCMTCDKMRHSDLSNDKILSLVHWGMYSGHGKLEFV; from the exons ATGGATCGCCATTCCAGCTACATCTTCATCTGGCTGCAACTGGAGCTGTGCGCCATGGCCGTCCTGCTCACCAAAG gtGAAATCAGATGCTACTGTGATGCTGCCACACTGTGTTGCAACCGGCTAATGTGCAAATCTGAGCTTAGTGCCTGC TTCTCCCGACTGCTTGATCCTCAGAATACACATTCCCCCCTTACTCATGGCTGCTTGGACTctattgcaagcacagctgagatcTGCCAAGCAAAC AGCACAAATCACTCTGGCACCACCACCATGTCCACGTTGGAATGCTGTCATGAAGATATGTGCAATTACAGAGGACTGCATGATGTTTTGTCTC TCCAGGGAGATGCTTCAG GACAAGGGAGCAGATATCAacatgacagcagcaggaatctcATCACCAAGGTGCAAGAATTGACTTCTTCAAAAGAGTTATGGTTCAGGGCAGCTGTAATTGCTGTTCCCATAGCTGGTGGGCTAATCTTGGTGCTCCTTATCATGCTGGCCTTGAGGATGCTCAGGAGT GAAAACAAGAGACTGCAAGATCAGCGACAGCAAATGCTCTCTC TGCACTACAGTTTTCATGGACATCATTCGAAAAAGGGCAGGTGGCAAAATTGGACTTGGAATGCATGGTTGCCTGTGACTGGTCATGAGAACTGCTGCATGACCTGTGATAAAATGAGACATTCAGACCTCAGCAATGATAAAATTCTTTCACTAGTCCACTGGGGAATGTACAGCGGACATGGGAAGCTGGAATTTGTATGa